The following proteins come from a genomic window of Gossypium raimondii isolate GPD5lz chromosome 5, ASM2569854v1, whole genome shotgun sequence:
- the LOC128040958 gene encoding CASP-like protein ARALYDRAFT_485429, producing MEAVPGALGTSASLALRLGQTVFSAASLLFMCLDVEFYSYTSFSYLVTVMGLVTPWSVSLALVDAYFVFVKGLPRQPRVLLVVIVGDWALSFLSLAMACSTASVTSLLVNVSSTYCSSKICSRYQLSAAMAFMSWFLSFASTLFNLWLLPSL from the exons ATGGAAGCAGTGCCAGGGGCGTTGGGAACAAGCGCCAGCTTGGCTCTTCGTTTGGGACAAACTGTTTTCTCCGCTGCTTCACTTCTCTTTATGTGTTTGGATGTTGAATTCTATAGCTATACTTCTTTCAG CTACTTGGTGACAGTCATGGGTTTAGTGACTCCATGGAGTGTGTCATTAGCATTGGTTGATGCATATTTCGTGTTCGTTAAAGGCTTACCACGACAACCAAGGGTACTGTTAGTTGTCATTGTTGGAGACTGG GCCTTGTCATTTCTCTCACTAGCCATGGCTTGCTCAACTGCTAGTGTGACAAGTCTCTTGGTCAATGTCAGCTCGACATATTGCTCGTCAAAGATATGCAGTAGATATCAGTTGTCTGCAGCTATGGCTTTCATGTCGTGGTTTCTATCCTTTGCTTCAACTCTCTTCAATCTTTGGCTCCTTCCATCTTTGTAG
- the LOC105767161 gene encoding protein PHLOEM PROTEIN 2-LIKE A10-like — MADLPEKERKRGNETEYAEKRRYTTNFYLEEKMKNGRRKMNEERKNEKEPYLNEGGTGKSQKRNRVLKLLRALVSITEAVSDRPKAIRVVSSDLNGFLQSELDQIPNSLKQVSKITRSNEFSQSIAM, encoded by the exons ATGGCAGATTTGCctgagaaagagagaaagagaggaaaCGAAACAGAATATGCTGAGAAGAGAAGATATACGACGAACTTTTACCTGgaagagaagatgaagaacGGAAGAAGGAAAATGAACGAAGAACGGAAGAACGAGAAAGAACCTTACCTGAATGAAGGAGGAaccggaaaat CTCAAAAGCGAAACAGAGTTTTAAAGCTTTTACGAGCTTTGGTTTCCATTACTGAAGCCGTCTCTGATCGTCCTAAAGCAATAAGAGTTGTTTCTAGTGATTTGAATGGTTTTCTCCAATCAGAATTAGACCAAATTCCTAATAGTTTGAAACAGGTTTCGAAAATCACCAGGTCCAATGAGTTTTCACAGTCCATAGCAATGTAA